The window ATTAACATTAATATTTTCCCTCTTTTCAAAATGAATAAGATTTTTCCTAATTATAACACATATAATTTTATATAATAGACTTCTTGCAAAATTAATTTAAAATATAATTGAATTGTTGTTTTTAATAAAAAGGTGGAATTTAAATGAAATTTAAAAAAAATAATCAAATAAGTGATAAAAATTTTTTAAGATTAACTGGTATTAAACATACTACTTTTAATAAAATGCTAGAAATTTTAAAAATAGAAGAATTAAAAAAGAGATTTCGTCGCGGAAGAACCAATAAATTATCATTAGAAAATCGTATTTTAATGACTTTAGAATATTGAAGAGAATATAGAACTTATTTTCATATTGCAAAAAGTTATGATATTAGTGAAAGTAGTTGTTATAGAAATATCAAATGAATTGAAGACACTTTAATAAAACACCCTAATTTTCAACAACTTACTGGTCAAAAATCACTATTAAAAGATTATTTCAAAGATAAGACTGTTATAATTGATGTAACTGAAAGCCAAATCCAACGCCCAAAAAAAGACAAAAACAGCACTACTCAGGAAAAAAGAAAAAACACACAATAAAAACACAAGTTATAATTGAAAAAGATAGTAAAAAAATTATTAGTTCTGATTTTTCTTATGGTAAAAACCATGACTTTAAAATTTTAAAAGATTCAAAAATTAAATTTTTACCAGAAACAACTGTTTTAGTGGATTTAGGTTATCAAGGCATACAAAAAATTAATCATAATGTTTTAATTCCTAAAAGAAAATCAAAGAAAAACCCTTTAAATAAAGAAGAAAAGCAAAATAATGAGCGAATTTCAAAAATGAGAATTGTTATTGAAAATGTTTTTGCTATACTTAAAAAATTTAAAATTATTAGTGAAAAATATCGAAATCGTAGAAAAAGATTTGCTTTAAGATTTAATTTAATAGCTTCAATTTATAATTTACAACTATTAGTTTAAATATATTTGATAATTTAAAATTTCAGTCTTTTTTTATTGTAAATAATAATTTTTATTATGTTTTAATGACAAAATATTTGTAAAAATAATCTAAAAATTATTTTAATAACACTTTTATATTTATTTTAAATTTAAAAATTATAATTATCATATTAATTTTGCAAGAAGTCTAATATATGATAATGGACGCGTAAAGTTTTGTTAGGTGGAAAAATATTTGATTAATTTTGAAAGAAAAGTAACTACAATTTAATTATCGTTTTATTTGAAAAATAAGTAATAAAACAAAATATTTAATATTAACAAACATAATCTTAATAAAAGGTTATAAAAACTAAGTAAAATGCTTATAAAAACAACATTAAAATAATTTTTTATTTTAATTTTGTCGAAAACTCTTGATAAAATAAAAAAAATCATCAACTTGATAATTTTAAAAGGCTTTTATGTAAAATTACTATTTTTACTTTAACTTTTTTATACATTAAAATATAATACCGCTGTTTGTTGGTTTGAAGTTAAACCCTTATGTTGGTATTTTCATTTTCAGAGATTTAAATAATTTTGAAAATTAGTAAAACCTAAACCATGATAATGAATTAAGGCTTCTTTAAGACTAGATTGTAATTTACTGATTTTATTTAAGTTACGATAACTAGCTTCAGGATTAATTGTTGTTTTAGTTACACATAAAGTAGAATTTGTTTGTTTTGCTACTAAAAAATATAATTTTTGCATATCAGAATTAATTAACGAAAATTCAATAATATGATAAAATGGTAACGAATAAAAATGACAATAACAAGAAAGGCAGGGTTAGTTTAGTAATTAAATAATATATAGCTGATTGTTTTACTTCTTCAAAGCAATACCTAAGAAAACTAAACGCGGCCTTAGTAACAATATTTGTAATTACTTATTGATATATATTGGATAGGCTACAATAAATTGGACCATAATTATATAGACTTCAAAATTATTAAGAAAGAAGGAATATAAAAATGGGAAATAAAACCTCATACTCTGAAGAATTTAAAAAACAAATTGTAATGCTATACAAAAATGGCAAAAGTGTTATTAATTTAGGGAAAGAATATAATTTATCAAAACCAACTATTTATAGTTGAGTTAAAAATTATAATAATTCTGGGTCATTTAAAGCAAAAGATAATCGCACTGTCGAAGAAAATGAATTAATTTACTTGCGAAAAGAAAACCAACAATTACGAATGGAAAATGACATTTTAAAGCAAGCAGCACTGATAATCGGCAAAAAATAACAATAGACTTCTTGCAAAATTAATATGATAATTATAATTTTTAAATTTAAAATAAATATAAAAGTGTTATTAAAATAATTTTTAGATTATTTTTACAAATATTTTGTCATTAAAACATAATAAAAATTATTATTTACAATAAAAAAAGACTGAAATTTTAAATTATCAAATATATTTAAACTAATAGTTGTAAATTATAAATTGAAGCTATTAAATTAAATCTTAAAGCAAATCTTTTTCTACGATTTCGATATTTTTCACTAATAATTTTAAATTTTTTAAGTATAGCAAAAACATTTTCAATAACAATTCTCATTTTTGAAATTCGCTCATTATTTTGCTTTTCTTCTTTATTTAAAGGGTTTTTCTTTGATTTTCTTTTAGGAATTAAAACATTATGATTAATTTTTTGTATGCCTTGATAACCTAAATCCACTAAAACAGTTGTTTCTGGTAAAAATTTAATTTTTGAATCTTTTAAAATTTTAAAGTCATGGTTTTTACCATAAGAAAAATCAGAACTAATAATTTTTTTACTATCTTTTTCAATTATAACTTGTGTTTTTATTGTGTGTTTTTTCTTTTTTCCTGAGTAGTGCTGTTTTTGTCTTTTTTTGGGCGTTGGATTTGGCTTTCAGTTACATCAATTATAACAGTCTTATCTTTGAAATAATCTTTTAATAGTGATTTTTGACCAGTAAGTTGTTGAAAATTAGGGT is drawn from Spiroplasma endosymbiont of Clivina fossor and contains these coding sequences:
- a CDS encoding transposase family protein → MKFKKNNQISDKNFLRLTGIKHTTFNKMLEILKIEELKKRFRRGRTNKLSLENRILMTLEYWREYRTYFHIAKSYDISESSCYRNIKWIEDTLIKHPNFQQLTGQKSLLKDYFKDKTVIIDVTESQIQRPKKDKNSTTQEKRKNTQ
- a CDS encoding transposase family protein; this encodes MKTQVIIEKDSKKIISSDFSYGKNHDFKILKDSKIKFLPETTVLVDLGYQGIQKINHNVLIPKRKSKKNPLNKEEKQNNERISKMRIVIENVFAILKKFKIISEKYRNRRKRFALRFNLIASIYNLQLLV